In Euphorbia lathyris chromosome 9, ddEupLath1.1, whole genome shotgun sequence, the following are encoded in one genomic region:
- the LOC136206685 gene encoding putative pentatricopeptide repeat-containing protein At1g16830 isoform X2, whose protein sequence is MKWRYRSLLYTIKKIQTLKTCLSHQFTSSAVVCRNMVDKPPHISSRDNTEVILTPQIVQSILLNCRSDLMSLSFFIWSAKQHDYFHNNQAFDHMVSVVVRLTQRYKTVKTIVKELECLGLIIRAQVFLLLLRIYWRGGFYSMVFETFEEMRYFGFKPNTFAHNVVLDVLFKIGHVEAGIKFLKEIMLREGYYPNSETFEMLLNCYCKKGRLEEAFQLLGLMMTLGISLSIKIWTVLIDGFCRLHQPVMASCLLEKMVKCGCSPNIVTYTTLFKGFMGSGMLSSAFNVLNTMELKGCAPDLHLCNVLIDTLSKIGRYDDALAIFRDLEKWKLVPDAYTFSSLLSTVTYSRKFDILPKLVYGLVIEADLVSYNSLLHYYCKAGFPHLAVDLYADIVDRGFIPDNYSFVGLLKGLCGIKRANDAVNVYLGIVTSHTGLDAYVHTAIIDELIKIGNCRRAIELLKKGIMYNYPMDVVSYTVAIRGLLRSGRCAKAYDFYTEMKEIGLAPNAHTYNIMLYGFCVERDINMVDMLLEEIIEARIQLNHKTFIKLTSFLRGSHVSPSLFNKLIELWNMRLIPDGLDHNVKLSGANHSLLKGRFLDNMFEDSSSSDGILDVVAAVS, encoded by the exons ATGAAATGGAGATACAGGAGTTTGTTATACACAATTAAGAAGATCCAAACCCTCAAAACATGCTTATCCCATCAATTTACTTCATCAGCAGTGGTATGTCGTAATATGGTTGACAAACCCCCCCATATATCTTCTCGGGATAATACTGAGGTTATTCTTACGCCTCAGATTGTGCAATCCATCTTATTAAATTGCCGTTCTGATTTGATGTCTTTGAGCTTTTTTATTTGGAGCGCTAAGCAACATGATTACTTCCATAACAACCAAGCATTTGATCACATGGTTAGTGTTGTTGTTCGTTTAACCCAGCGTTATAAGACAGTCAAAACAATTGTTAAGGAATTAGAGTGTCTTGGCTTGATTATAAGAGCTCAAgttttcttgcttttattgagAATTTATTGGCGTGGAGGATTCTATTCTATGGTTTTTGAAACTTTTGAGGAAATGAGATATTTTGGGTTTAAACCTAATACATTTGCACATAATGTAGTATTGGATGTTTTATTTAAGATTGGACATGTGGAAGCAGGAATCAAGTTTTTGAAGGAG ATAATGCTGAGGGAAGGATATTATCCTAATTCTGAGACATTTGAGATGCTTTTGAATTGTTATTGCAAGAAGGGTAGGTTAGAAGAGGCATTCCAATTATTGGGTCTAATGATGACTCTGGGAATTtctttatctataaaaatatggACTGTATTGATTGATGGATTTTGTAGATTGCATCAACCTGTTATGGCATCTTGTTTGTTGGAGAAGATGGTTAAGTGTGGTTGTTCTCCCAATATTGTAACTTATACAACATTGTTCAAGGGGTTTATGGGATCCGGAATGCTTTCTAGTGCATTTAATGTTTTGAATACTATGGAATTGAAAGGTTGTGCTCCTGACTTGCATCTTTGTAATGTACTGATCGATACTTTGTCTAAGATTGGGAGATATGATGATGCACTAGCTATATTTCGGGATTTGGAAAAATGGAAACTGGTACCCGATGCTTATACTTTCAGTTCTTTGCTTTCAACTGTAACATATTCTAGGAAGTTTGATATTTTGCCTAAGCTAGTATATGGACTTGTAATAGAAGCCGACCTGGTATCTTATAACTCACTTTTACATTATTATTGTAAGGCTGGATTTCCACATCTTGCTGTGGACTTGTATGCTGATATTGTGGATAGAGGTTTTATACCTGATAACTACAGTTTTGTTGGACTGCTTAAAGGACTTTGTGGAATAAAGCGAGCGAATGATGCAGTCAACGTGTACCTAGGAATTGTCACAAGTCATACCGGCCTCGATGCTTATGTCCATACTGCAATTATTGATGAGCTTATAAAAATTGGGAACTGCCGTAGAGCTATCGAATTACTTAAAAAGGGGATTATGTACAATTATCCAATGGATGTTGTATCATACACTGTTGCTATTCGTGGACTTCTCAGAAGTGGGAGGTGTGCAAAAGCGTATGATTTTTATACTGAAATGAAAGAGATTGGTTTGGCTCCTAATGCGCATACATATAATATAATGCTCTATGGTTTTTGTGTTGAAAGAGATATTAATATGGTAGACATGTTGCTGGAGGAAATTATTGAGGCAAGGATTCAGTTGAACCATAAAACATTCATCAAGTTGACTAGCTTCTTACGTGGGTCTCATGTCTCTCCTTCACTCTTTAACAAATTAATTGAATTGTGGAATATGCGCCTGATACCTGATGGGCTTGACCATAATGTAAAACTAAGTGGTGCAAATCATTCATTACTGAAAGGTCGTTTTTTGGACAATATGTTTGAGGACTCCTCTAGTTCTGATGGTATTCTTGATGTAGTTGCTGCAGTCAGTTGA
- the LOC136206685 gene encoding putative pentatricopeptide repeat-containing protein At1g16830 isoform X1: MKWRYRSLLYTIKKIQTLKTCLSHQFTSSAVVCRNMVDKPPHISSRDNTEVILTPQIVQSILLNCRSDLMSLSFFIWSAKQHDYFHNNQAFDHMVSVVVRLTQRYKTVKTIVKELECLGLIIRAQVFLLLLRIYWRGGFYSMVFETFEEMRYFGFKPNTFAHNVVLDVLFKIGHVEAGIKFLKEVPFPNFLTYNITLCNLSKLQDLVHTKDVLQIMLREGYYPNSETFEMLLNCYCKKGRLEEAFQLLGLMMTLGISLSIKIWTVLIDGFCRLHQPVMASCLLEKMVKCGCSPNIVTYTTLFKGFMGSGMLSSAFNVLNTMELKGCAPDLHLCNVLIDTLSKIGRYDDALAIFRDLEKWKLVPDAYTFSSLLSTVTYSRKFDILPKLVYGLVIEADLVSYNSLLHYYCKAGFPHLAVDLYADIVDRGFIPDNYSFVGLLKGLCGIKRANDAVNVYLGIVTSHTGLDAYVHTAIIDELIKIGNCRRAIELLKKGIMYNYPMDVVSYTVAIRGLLRSGRCAKAYDFYTEMKEIGLAPNAHTYNIMLYGFCVERDINMVDMLLEEIIEARIQLNHKTFIKLTSFLRGSHVSPSLFNKLIELWNMRLIPDGLDHNVKLSGANHSLLKGRFLDNMFEDSSSSDGILDVVAAVS, from the coding sequence ATGAAATGGAGATACAGGAGTTTGTTATACACAATTAAGAAGATCCAAACCCTCAAAACATGCTTATCCCATCAATTTACTTCATCAGCAGTGGTATGTCGTAATATGGTTGACAAACCCCCCCATATATCTTCTCGGGATAATACTGAGGTTATTCTTACGCCTCAGATTGTGCAATCCATCTTATTAAATTGCCGTTCTGATTTGATGTCTTTGAGCTTTTTTATTTGGAGCGCTAAGCAACATGATTACTTCCATAACAACCAAGCATTTGATCACATGGTTAGTGTTGTTGTTCGTTTAACCCAGCGTTATAAGACAGTCAAAACAATTGTTAAGGAATTAGAGTGTCTTGGCTTGATTATAAGAGCTCAAgttttcttgcttttattgagAATTTATTGGCGTGGAGGATTCTATTCTATGGTTTTTGAAACTTTTGAGGAAATGAGATATTTTGGGTTTAAACCTAATACATTTGCACATAATGTAGTATTGGATGTTTTATTTAAGATTGGACATGTGGAAGCAGGAATCAAGTTTTTGAAGGAGGTACCATTTCCAAACTTCTTGACTTATAATATCACATTGTGTAACTTAAGCAAGTTGCAAGATTTGGTTCATACTAAGGATGTTTTGCAGATAATGCTGAGGGAAGGATATTATCCTAATTCTGAGACATTTGAGATGCTTTTGAATTGTTATTGCAAGAAGGGTAGGTTAGAAGAGGCATTCCAATTATTGGGTCTAATGATGACTCTGGGAATTtctttatctataaaaatatggACTGTATTGATTGATGGATTTTGTAGATTGCATCAACCTGTTATGGCATCTTGTTTGTTGGAGAAGATGGTTAAGTGTGGTTGTTCTCCCAATATTGTAACTTATACAACATTGTTCAAGGGGTTTATGGGATCCGGAATGCTTTCTAGTGCATTTAATGTTTTGAATACTATGGAATTGAAAGGTTGTGCTCCTGACTTGCATCTTTGTAATGTACTGATCGATACTTTGTCTAAGATTGGGAGATATGATGATGCACTAGCTATATTTCGGGATTTGGAAAAATGGAAACTGGTACCCGATGCTTATACTTTCAGTTCTTTGCTTTCAACTGTAACATATTCTAGGAAGTTTGATATTTTGCCTAAGCTAGTATATGGACTTGTAATAGAAGCCGACCTGGTATCTTATAACTCACTTTTACATTATTATTGTAAGGCTGGATTTCCACATCTTGCTGTGGACTTGTATGCTGATATTGTGGATAGAGGTTTTATACCTGATAACTACAGTTTTGTTGGACTGCTTAAAGGACTTTGTGGAATAAAGCGAGCGAATGATGCAGTCAACGTGTACCTAGGAATTGTCACAAGTCATACCGGCCTCGATGCTTATGTCCATACTGCAATTATTGATGAGCTTATAAAAATTGGGAACTGCCGTAGAGCTATCGAATTACTTAAAAAGGGGATTATGTACAATTATCCAATGGATGTTGTATCATACACTGTTGCTATTCGTGGACTTCTCAGAAGTGGGAGGTGTGCAAAAGCGTATGATTTTTATACTGAAATGAAAGAGATTGGTTTGGCTCCTAATGCGCATACATATAATATAATGCTCTATGGTTTTTGTGTTGAAAGAGATATTAATATGGTAGACATGTTGCTGGAGGAAATTATTGAGGCAAGGATTCAGTTGAACCATAAAACATTCATCAAGTTGACTAGCTTCTTACGTGGGTCTCATGTCTCTCCTTCACTCTTTAACAAATTAATTGAATTGTGGAATATGCGCCTGATACCTGATGGGCTTGACCATAATGTAAAACTAAGTGGTGCAAATCATTCATTACTGAAAGGTCGTTTTTTGGACAATATGTTTGAGGACTCCTCTAGTTCTGATGGTATTCTTGATGTAGTTGCTGCAGTCAGTTGA